A window of Methanobrevibacter sp. genomic DNA:
CCAAGACCAATTGGCTATCGTTGAAATGCACCCTGCCATTGTGGAATTGGGTGAATTGCTTGATGAGACAATCACCGAATCATTGGCAAAATACAGCACTTATTATGCAAGTGGCGGTGGATTTGGCAATATGGAAATCGGAAAGCTCATTAGGGAAGCTTTTCCTCCATGCATTGAAAATACCGTAAATGGTGTTTCCTCTGGTGGAAGGAATGATGCGATTGTGCTCCTTTTGACTTCATTCGTTTCATATGCAAGGCTCTATCCTGGAATTTTCGGTTCTGACAGAACCGTAAAGGTTTCAGATATTGACACAAACCTGAACATTACATTGAATGAGATTTTGCCACTTATCTTTGAAGCTGCAGATAACTGTACTCCTCCTTTATTTGAAGATCAGCCTCAGGAGAAAATAAACATCATTTCAAAATTAGGTTTCGGAATGCATGAGGAGGTAAGCCTTGAAAATGAGGGAGAGACCAAATGGTACACTCCTATGAGCTGTGAAAAGATTAAAATTCATTTGCCGCAGCTCTGTAAGGAAAATAAGGATTGCGCTAAGATAAACAATCCGTTAAGCTATTATTCAAGGAAAAAATGGATAATGAGCAAGAATGGTGAATTGAGTTCAGAGGCTTCAAATGATGAATCCAATGAAGCTTCCGAATAGGAATAATGTCCTGAATAATTCATTAATAGGTATAGTCATCTTCATCATAGTATTTTAAGATTATCGAATGTTCAAAGTCCTGATAATTGTTGAAATGGTACTCTTCATAGTTTTCAATTAGGATTCTTATCTGCCTTTCCCTTTTGTCTATTGATTCGATTTTGCAGAATTCCTCCAAGAGTTCAGGGTCGTAGTCATCATAATTCTCATTTTCATCTTCTTTTTTCTCTTTGAATTCAATGAAATTTTCATACTCCTCTTCATCCAGAATTTCTTCCTCGTCGTACAGCTCCTCATCGGATTCTATCCTGTAAAGTTCGATATGTTCGCTGTCATGGTCCATGTCGAGGAGTTCATTGAACTTTAAGCCGATTCCCTGAACCTTTCCGGTCTTTAGGCTAATGATTGTTTTTCCAGTTGATTCATAGTATGCCCAATTGTCAAGTGCAGGCTCTATGATTTCCCTTATGCTTAAGCTTTCAATCAGTCTTCTAAGTTCCTCTTCACTTAGCATTCTTCATCTCCATAATTCATTTTTAATTGATTTTCAATCTATTTTTTTATTCTATAAATAGCTGTTTTTCATTATAATAAGTTTTAAGTATTATTAAATCATAAATATTTTTACTTATATATACTATTTATTTATTCAATTAAAAACTTTATTTAAACGCAGTGATAATTTAAGTTTAAATTTAATTATAGTTCAATTATAGTTCAATTTCAATATGCTGAATCGATTCTTTGGTGATTTTATGTTTGGTCAATCAAGCCTTCAGGAAAGAAGGAGATACTATAGGGAGGAATGGTCTGAGAAGGACTTGCCTGATTTTATCCGTGAGGGAATCACCAAAAGGGAATTCGGTTTTGATCATTTAGGCCATGGGCCTAATGACAGATATAAGGTTTTTTTCGGCACAACTGCCCTTAAACGATTTTTAAGAACCAAGGCCCCATTTGCCGCATATGTTTCTGTGGCATTCTATGCAAATCCAAGAAAGCGTGGGGGATGGGAAAAGGCTGAATATATTTTTGATATTGATGCAAAGGATTTGCCTATTCGTTCCTGCACCTGTGATGGAGTCTGTGAAATCTGTTTGGGGGAAGCCCTTGAACGTGTGAATATCATGCTTGATACCTTGAAAGGCGATTTGGGCCTTAAGAACATACATCTCATTTATTCCGGAAGGGGATTCCACATAAGGATACTTGACCCTGTAATGATGGAAGCGGACAGTGACTTGAGAGGAGAGGTATTGAAGTATGTGGCTGGAGCCGAGGTTCCAAGGTCCGAATATCCTAACATCACACCAGGAGGAAAGCCTTATAACCTTGAGCATTTCTCAATTCCAATTGCCTATCCTGCCATCTTCACTGAAAAGGTAAAGTACAACATTCTCCATTTAAGGGGAGATGAACAGCTTGATGGCATAAACAATCGTTTGTTGAAGGACATGATAAAGCATAGGGACTATCTTTACGATGACGATTGGGGTTCATTCAAGCAAGGAATTGGCCCAAGAAGATACAAGGATATGGTAAATGCCATGGCAAGGGTAAATCTATCCACTATAGATGCAAAGGTAACCATAGACCTAAAGAGAATCCTAAGGCTTCCAAGCTCTCTTCACTCTAAGGTAAGCATGAAATGCGTTGAGGTAAAGAATCCTGAAACCTTTGATCCATTCAAGCATGCGGTACCTAAGTTTGTATATGAAAGAAAGGATGAAGGAATTGCAGAAAAATAGAATTTTTTAATATTTAAAACTTATTTTTCTAAAAAATAGAATTTTTTAATATTTCATGCTAAATTTTTCACTAAAAAATAGATATTTTTAAATCAATCTTATACAAATATAATATTTAATGAATACTTAATTTATTAAATGATATTACATTAAGGAGGTTAAATATGTTGAATAAAAAACTTATTATCGGTTTTATCATTGCATTAATAGCTCTTGTCGTTGTTGGTTTTATTGCTTTGAATTTTGTTCCAACTACTGATGTGCTTGACTTGAATTTGACCGATAATGCAGAAAACGTAGCAGAAAACATTACAAATGACACCGTAATTTCAGAGGATTTGAGTAATGATACAGAATCTGAAGTCAATGGCACTGAAATTGCTGATGAAAATGACACTGATACTGTCGATGCTAATGATACAAATGCAAGCTCTGATGATATAGATGCTGGTGATGTATTGAAAAAGCAGACTTTCATAGTTACAGAAAATGATGCTGGTCAATTTGAAGGAATGGAACCAGGAACCTATGTATTCTATTACACACAAAACGATGGTATTATCAAAATCGACAAAGTAGCTTAA
This region includes:
- the priS gene encoding DNA primase catalytic subunit PriS; translated protein: MFGQSSLQERRRYYREEWSEKDLPDFIREGITKREFGFDHLGHGPNDRYKVFFGTTALKRFLRTKAPFAAYVSVAFYANPRKRGGWEKAEYIFDIDAKDLPIRSCTCDGVCEICLGEALERVNIMLDTLKGDLGLKNIHLIYSGRGFHIRILDPVMMEADSDLRGEVLKYVAGAEVPRSEYPNITPGGKPYNLEHFSIPIAYPAIFTEKVKYNILHLRGDEQLDGINNRLLKDMIKHRDYLYDDDWGSFKQGIGPRRYKDMVNAMARVNLSTIDAKVTIDLKRILRLPSSLHSKVSMKCVEVKNPETFDPFKHAVPKFVYERKDEGIAEK